The following proteins come from a genomic window of Falco rusticolus isolate bFalRus1 chromosome 9, bFalRus1.pri, whole genome shotgun sequence:
- the LOC119153580 gene encoding steroid 17-alpha-hydroxylase/17,20 lyase has product MPLLGALLLALALLCAWGLARRRAASGTGMGTGTGPPRSLPALPLVGSLLQLAGHPQLHLRLWRLQGRYGSLYALWMGSHYVVVVNSYRHAREVLLKKGKAFAGRPRTVTTDLLSRGGKDIAFASYGPVWKFQRKLVHTALSMFGEGSLALEKIICREAASLCETLSAAQDTALDMAPELTRAVTNVVCSLCFNSSYQRGDPEFEAMLEYSQGIVDTVAKESLVDIFPWLQIFPNKDLALLKRCLKVRDQLLQQKFTEHKEAFCGDAVRDLMDALLQVRLSAKNSSPPAPGLELTDDHLLMTVGDIFGAGVETTTTVLKWAVLYLLHYPEVQRKIQEEMDQKIGLARHPQLSDRLLLPYLEATISEVLRIRPVSPLLIPHVSLADTSIGEYSIPKGARVIINLWSVHHDEKEWDKPEEFNPGRFLDERGQHVHSPSPSYLPFGAGIRVCLGEVLAKMELFLFLAWMLQRFTLECPEDQPLPSLEGKFGVVLQVQKFRVKARLRDAWQAAL; this is encoded by the exons ATGCCGCTGCTGggtgccctgctgctggccctggccctgctctgcGCCTGGGGGCTGGCACGCCGGCGAGCTGCCtcggggacagggatggggacggggacggggcCCCCACGGAGCCTGCCGGCCCTGCCACTGGTGgggagcctgctgcagctggccgGGCACCCCCAGCTCCACCTGCGGCTCTGGCGCCTGCAGGGCCGCTATGGCAGCCTCTACGCCCTCTGGATGGGCTCCCACTACGTGGTGGTGGTCAACAGCTACCGGCACGCCAGGGAGGTGCTGCTGAAGAAGGGGAAAGCTTTTGCCGGACGGCCCCGCACG GTGACCACGGACCTGCTGTCCCGGGGGGGCAAGGACATCGCCTTTGCCAGCTATGGGCCCGTCTGGAAGTTCCAGCGCAAGCTGGTACACACCGCCCTTTCCATGTTCGGGGAGGGCTCGCTTGCCCTTGAAAAGATCA tCTGTCGGGAGGCTGCGTCCCTGTGTGAGACGCTCAGCGCTGCACAGGATACGGCCCTGGACATGGCCCCTGAGCTCACACGGGCTGTCACCAACGTGGTCTGCTCCCTCTGCTTCAACTCCTCATACCAGCGTGGGGACCCTGAGTTCGAGGCCATGCTGGAGTACAGCCAGGGTATCGTGGACACCGTGGCCAAGGAGAGTTTGGTGGACATCTTCCCCTGGCTCCAG ATCTTCCCCAACAAGGACCTGGCCCTGCTGAAGCGATGCCTCAAGGTCCGGgaccagctgctccagcagaagTTCACTGAACATAAG GAAGCCTTCTGCGGGGATGCCGTGAGGGACCTCATGGATGCCCTCCTGCAAGTGAGGCTCAGTGCCAAGAACAGCAGTCCCCCGGCACCAGGGCTGGAGCTGACTGACGACCACCTCCTCATGACGGTGGGGGACATCTTCGGGGCTGGCGTGGAGACTACCACGACTGTGCTCAAATGGGCTGTGCTCTACCTGCTCCACTACCCTGAG GTCCAGAGGAAGATCCAGGAGGAGATGGACCAGAAGATTGGCCTGGCACGTCACCCCCAGCTCAGCGaccgcctgctgctgccctACCTGGAGGCCACCATCAGCGAAGTGCTGCGCATCCGGCCCGTGTCCCCCCTGCTCATCCCACATGTGTCCCTTGCTGACACCAG CATCGGGGAATACTCCATCCCCAAGGGAGCCAGGGTCATCATCAACCTGTGGTCTGTGCACCATGATGAGAAGGAGTGGGACAAGCCCGAGGAGTTCAACCCTG GTCGCTTCCTGGATGAGCGGGGCCAGCACGTGCACTCGCCCTCACCCAGCTACCTGCCCTTTGGGGCTGGGATCCGTGTCTGCCTTGGGGAAGTCCTGGCCAAGATGGAGCTCTTCCTCTTCCTGGCCTGGATGCTGCAGAGGTTCACGCTGGAGTGCCCCGAggaccagcccctgccctcGCTGGAGGGCAAGTTTGGTGTCGTGCTGCAGGTGCAGAAGTTTCGGGTGAAGGCCAGGCTGCGAGATGCATGGCAAGCAGCCTTGTGA
- the WBP1L gene encoding WW domain binding protein 1-like isoform X2, with the protein MPFLLGLRQDKETCMGVNNQSYICETGHCCGQSQCCNYYYELWWFWLVWTIIIILSCCCVCHHRRTKHRLQAQQRQHEINLIAYREAHNYSALPFYFRFLPNYLLPPYEEVVNRPPTPPPPYSALHQQCIPAGSSNTILDTPRNLQPAQSSSAAPSGNNSSTDNTGSPGLGDPEPSTTTLGARAVAKMQSVEPGGTSTGAELSASPSKDTECKEELLKGYSSESLEQSSAIPDVKDKTPGRQRRFTGDSGIEVCVCNRGHHDDDLKEFDGLIDDALDGPLDFCDSCSGHPHGDEEEGLFNATEEQHREHSHHHLPRQPVCVLLNTINEQDSPNSCTNNSPS; encoded by the exons GACAAGGAAACCTGCATGGGTGTCAACAATCAAAGTTACATATGTGAAACGGGCCACTGTTGTGGACAATCCCAGTGTTGCAACTACTACTATGAACTCTGGT GGTTTTGGCTGGTGTGGACCATCATCATAATCCTCAGCTGTTGTTGTGTTTGCCATCACCGACGCACCAAGCATCGCCTCCAGGCCCAGCAACGGCAACACGAGATCAACCTGATCGCCTACCGGGAAGCCCATAACTATTCAGCCCTGCCATTTTATTTCC GGTTTTTGCCAAATTACTTACTACCTCCCTATGAGGAAGTGGTGAACCGaccaccaacaccccccccaccaTATAGTGCCTTACATCAGCAGTGcatcccagcaggcagcagtaACACAATCCTGGACACACCAAGAaacctgcagccagcacagagcagctcagcagcacccagTGGCAATAACAGCAGTACTGACAACACCGGGTCCCCCGGCCTTGGGGACCCTGAGCCCTCCACCACCACACTGGGTGCACGAGCAGTTGCCAAAATGCAAAGCGTCGAGCCCGGTGGTACCAGCACGGGAGCTGAGCTATCGGCCAGTCCCAGTAAGGATACGGAGTGCAAGGAGGAACTGCTAAAAGGTTATAGCTCTGAGAGCTTAGAGCAGAGCAGTGCCATTCCCGACGTGAAGGACAAGACGCCGGGCAGGCAGCGCCGTTTCACTGGCGACTCGGGCATTGAAGTCTGTGTATGCAACCGGGGCCATCATGACGATGACCTCAAGGAGTTTGACGGGCTCATCGATGATGCTCTGGATGGGCCCCTGGACTTCTGCGACAGCTGCAGTGGCCACCCCCATGGGGACGAGGAGGAAGGGCTTTTTAATGCCACAGAAGAGCAGCACCGCGAACACAGCCACCACCACCTGCCCCGGCAGCCAGTGTGTGTACTTTTGAACACAATAAATGAGCAGGACTCTCCAAACTCTTGTACCAATAACTCCCCCAGCTAA
- the WBP1L gene encoding WW domain binding protein 1-like isoform X3 — protein MGVNNQSYICETGHCCGQSQCCNYYYELWWFWLVWTIIIILSCCCVCHHRRTKHRLQAQQRQHEINLIAYREAHNYSALPFYFRFLPNYLLPPYEEVVNRPPTPPPPYSALHQQCIPAGSSNTILDTPRNLQPAQSSSAAPSGNNSSTDNTGSPGLGDPEPSTTTLGARAVAKMQSVEPGGTSTGAELSASPSKDTECKEELLKGYSSESLEQSSAIPDVKDKTPGRQRRFTGDSGIEVCVCNRGHHDDDLKEFDGLIDDALDGPLDFCDSCSGHPHGDEEEGLFNATEEQHREHSHHHLPRQPVCVLLNTINEQDSPNSCTNNSPS, from the exons ATGGGTGTCAACAATCAAAGTTACATATGTGAAACGGGCCACTGTTGTGGACAATCCCAGTGTTGCAACTACTACTATGAACTCTGGT GGTTTTGGCTGGTGTGGACCATCATCATAATCCTCAGCTGTTGTTGTGTTTGCCATCACCGACGCACCAAGCATCGCCTCCAGGCCCAGCAACGGCAACACGAGATCAACCTGATCGCCTACCGGGAAGCCCATAACTATTCAGCCCTGCCATTTTATTTCC GGTTTTTGCCAAATTACTTACTACCTCCCTATGAGGAAGTGGTGAACCGaccaccaacaccccccccaccaTATAGTGCCTTACATCAGCAGTGcatcccagcaggcagcagtaACACAATCCTGGACACACCAAGAaacctgcagccagcacagagcagctcagcagcacccagTGGCAATAACAGCAGTACTGACAACACCGGGTCCCCCGGCCTTGGGGACCCTGAGCCCTCCACCACCACACTGGGTGCACGAGCAGTTGCCAAAATGCAAAGCGTCGAGCCCGGTGGTACCAGCACGGGAGCTGAGCTATCGGCCAGTCCCAGTAAGGATACGGAGTGCAAGGAGGAACTGCTAAAAGGTTATAGCTCTGAGAGCTTAGAGCAGAGCAGTGCCATTCCCGACGTGAAGGACAAGACGCCGGGCAGGCAGCGCCGTTTCACTGGCGACTCGGGCATTGAAGTCTGTGTATGCAACCGGGGCCATCATGACGATGACCTCAAGGAGTTTGACGGGCTCATCGATGATGCTCTGGATGGGCCCCTGGACTTCTGCGACAGCTGCAGTGGCCACCCCCATGGGGACGAGGAGGAAGGGCTTTTTAATGCCACAGAAGAGCAGCACCGCGAACACAGCCACCACCACCTGCCCCGGCAGCCAGTGTGTGTACTTTTGAACACAATAAATGAGCAGGACTCTCCAAACTCTTGTACCAATAACTCCCCCAGCTAA
- the WBP1L gene encoding WW domain binding protein 1-like isoform X1 has product MARRLRAAMALLLFQALPEGLPASVEPAQDKETCMGVNNQSYICETGHCCGQSQCCNYYYELWWFWLVWTIIIILSCCCVCHHRRTKHRLQAQQRQHEINLIAYREAHNYSALPFYFRFLPNYLLPPYEEVVNRPPTPPPPYSALHQQCIPAGSSNTILDTPRNLQPAQSSSAAPSGNNSSTDNTGSPGLGDPEPSTTTLGARAVAKMQSVEPGGTSTGAELSASPSKDTECKEELLKGYSSESLEQSSAIPDVKDKTPGRQRRFTGDSGIEVCVCNRGHHDDDLKEFDGLIDDALDGPLDFCDSCSGHPHGDEEEGLFNATEEQHREHSHHHLPRQPVCVLLNTINEQDSPNSCTNNSPS; this is encoded by the exons GACAAGGAAACCTGCATGGGTGTCAACAATCAAAGTTACATATGTGAAACGGGCCACTGTTGTGGACAATCCCAGTGTTGCAACTACTACTATGAACTCTGGT GGTTTTGGCTGGTGTGGACCATCATCATAATCCTCAGCTGTTGTTGTGTTTGCCATCACCGACGCACCAAGCATCGCCTCCAGGCCCAGCAACGGCAACACGAGATCAACCTGATCGCCTACCGGGAAGCCCATAACTATTCAGCCCTGCCATTTTATTTCC GGTTTTTGCCAAATTACTTACTACCTCCCTATGAGGAAGTGGTGAACCGaccaccaacaccccccccaccaTATAGTGCCTTACATCAGCAGTGcatcccagcaggcagcagtaACACAATCCTGGACACACCAAGAaacctgcagccagcacagagcagctcagcagcacccagTGGCAATAACAGCAGTACTGACAACACCGGGTCCCCCGGCCTTGGGGACCCTGAGCCCTCCACCACCACACTGGGTGCACGAGCAGTTGCCAAAATGCAAAGCGTCGAGCCCGGTGGTACCAGCACGGGAGCTGAGCTATCGGCCAGTCCCAGTAAGGATACGGAGTGCAAGGAGGAACTGCTAAAAGGTTATAGCTCTGAGAGCTTAGAGCAGAGCAGTGCCATTCCCGACGTGAAGGACAAGACGCCGGGCAGGCAGCGCCGTTTCACTGGCGACTCGGGCATTGAAGTCTGTGTATGCAACCGGGGCCATCATGACGATGACCTCAAGGAGTTTGACGGGCTCATCGATGATGCTCTGGATGGGCCCCTGGACTTCTGCGACAGCTGCAGTGGCCACCCCCATGGGGACGAGGAGGAAGGGCTTTTTAATGCCACAGAAGAGCAGCACCGCGAACACAGCCACCACCACCTGCCCCGGCAGCCAGTGTGTGTACTTTTGAACACAATAAATGAGCAGGACTCTCCAAACTCTTGTACCAATAACTCCCCCAGCTAA
- the WBP1L gene encoding WW domain binding protein 1-like isoform X4 has protein sequence MLKTSRYCKGFWLVWTIIIILSCCCVCHHRRTKHRLQAQQRQHEINLIAYREAHNYSALPFYFRFLPNYLLPPYEEVVNRPPTPPPPYSALHQQCIPAGSSNTILDTPRNLQPAQSSSAAPSGNNSSTDNTGSPGLGDPEPSTTTLGARAVAKMQSVEPGGTSTGAELSASPSKDTECKEELLKGYSSESLEQSSAIPDVKDKTPGRQRRFTGDSGIEVCVCNRGHHDDDLKEFDGLIDDALDGPLDFCDSCSGHPHGDEEEGLFNATEEQHREHSHHHLPRQPVCVLLNTINEQDSPNSCTNNSPS, from the exons ATGCTGAAAACATCAAGGTATTGTAAAG GGTTTTGGCTGGTGTGGACCATCATCATAATCCTCAGCTGTTGTTGTGTTTGCCATCACCGACGCACCAAGCATCGCCTCCAGGCCCAGCAACGGCAACACGAGATCAACCTGATCGCCTACCGGGAAGCCCATAACTATTCAGCCCTGCCATTTTATTTCC GGTTTTTGCCAAATTACTTACTACCTCCCTATGAGGAAGTGGTGAACCGaccaccaacaccccccccaccaTATAGTGCCTTACATCAGCAGTGcatcccagcaggcagcagtaACACAATCCTGGACACACCAAGAaacctgcagccagcacagagcagctcagcagcacccagTGGCAATAACAGCAGTACTGACAACACCGGGTCCCCCGGCCTTGGGGACCCTGAGCCCTCCACCACCACACTGGGTGCACGAGCAGTTGCCAAAATGCAAAGCGTCGAGCCCGGTGGTACCAGCACGGGAGCTGAGCTATCGGCCAGTCCCAGTAAGGATACGGAGTGCAAGGAGGAACTGCTAAAAGGTTATAGCTCTGAGAGCTTAGAGCAGAGCAGTGCCATTCCCGACGTGAAGGACAAGACGCCGGGCAGGCAGCGCCGTTTCACTGGCGACTCGGGCATTGAAGTCTGTGTATGCAACCGGGGCCATCATGACGATGACCTCAAGGAGTTTGACGGGCTCATCGATGATGCTCTGGATGGGCCCCTGGACTTCTGCGACAGCTGCAGTGGCCACCCCCATGGGGACGAGGAGGAAGGGCTTTTTAATGCCACAGAAGAGCAGCACCGCGAACACAGCCACCACCACCTGCCCCGGCAGCCAGTGTGTGTACTTTTGAACACAATAAATGAGCAGGACTCTCCAAACTCTTGTACCAATAACTCCCCCAGCTAA